Proteins found in one bacterium genomic segment:
- a CDS encoding radical SAM protein, translating to MAPKYFLPDHSGLLTRVRYRLIDHRVPTPPFPENVQIQTVSGCNANCVFCPNKKTELDIPLGNKMEDGLFRSIVDQITEQPTVRRISPYLMNESMLDSGLPERIKYITDKKQPHQYTKINSHGNACTERMAKGLLDAGLDRVNFSVQGIDPDVYQDLMSLRLEKTLENIARMQKLRDEGGYKTRIRVCMLRTTAIEPHLPAIKKFWAERNVTLNINQLENRGNHKKIKSVEIANRALQTYDWCPRLFNQIYILFDGRMVMCCADWEQTGIMGDASKDRLSEIWSNATYKEYRRRFLDGDVKGLICDGCTKDSEDDED from the coding sequence ATGGCTCCTAAGTACTTTCTTCCCGATCATAGCGGACTGCTGACACGAGTGAGATATCGCCTGATCGATCACCGCGTCCCGACTCCGCCATTCCCCGAGAACGTGCAGATCCAGACTGTTTCCGGCTGCAACGCCAACTGCGTCTTCTGTCCCAACAAGAAGACGGAGCTGGACATTCCGCTGGGCAACAAGATGGAGGATGGGCTGTTCCGCAGCATCGTCGATCAGATCACGGAGCAGCCGACGGTCCGCCGGATTTCGCCGTACCTGATGAACGAGTCGATGCTGGATTCGGGGCTCCCGGAGCGCATCAAGTACATCACGGACAAGAAACAACCTCACCAGTACACGAAGATCAACTCGCACGGGAACGCTTGCACGGAGCGGATGGCCAAGGGACTGCTAGATGCGGGGCTGGATCGTGTGAATTTCTCCGTCCAGGGCATTGATCCAGACGTCTACCAGGATCTGATGTCGCTTCGCCTGGAGAAGACGCTGGAAAACATAGCCCGGATGCAGAAACTGCGCGATGAAGGCGGCTACAAAACGCGCATCCGCGTGTGCATGCTGCGCACGACGGCCATCGAACCGCATCTGCCGGCGATCAAGAAGTTCTGGGCCGAGCGCAATGTCACGCTGAACATCAATCAGCTCGAAAACCGTGGAAACCACAAGAAGATCAAGTCGGTCGAAATCGCGAACCGGGCCCTGCAAACCTATGATTGGTGTCCACGGCTGTTCAATCAAATCTACATCCTCTTCGATGGAAGAATGGTGATGTGCTGTGCGGACTGGGAGCAGACAGGCATTATGGGCGACGCGAGCAAGGACAGGCTATCCGAAATCTGGTCCAACGCGACTTACAAGGAGTACCGCCGGAGATTCCTGGACGGCGATGTAAAGGGCCTGATCTGTGACGGCTGCACCAAAGATAGCGAAGACGACGAAGATTGA
- a CDS encoding B12-binding domain-containing radical SAM protein yields MATTVALHLACFPQLTREWNNFAPVGLGYLISYAQTKVSGKMDFIVERKFEDVLAANPDIVGITYVTNNVNPAADCARRVKEELGSHVPVIVGGPHISTLPSHMIPNVDIAVLGEGEETFAELMQLWDRAGKFDPSDLAKVNGIIYRDEDGKYQRTPPRGSILELDVIPPPARDLYFDQWIDDKSEAVLITSRGCPYDCAFCSTVQHWGQNYRFHSNEYVIRELETVIARWNPEMVHFYDDLFIVRRERIIELCRMIRERGLHKGRMFTCFVRSNLLRDDVMEAFAKTNFKIIHIGFESGSDNVLATFNKQAADMKKNRQAVEFGRKYGLRFTSCFILAAPGETRRDILDTYQFVADSTDVFWTTFFSPLVVLPGTAVWQWAKAQGVSDEHLERIILTNEDLADMEEYYATKWVYLNEKTMPREEFLDLWKMGRCLENVVSKYSDMRRQLDRLNEDSRKATFAAENTPIVDIVVEKTKRRLHKIMPSGRGVPNLVTGDEPTTHTRQ; encoded by the coding sequence ATGGCAACAACCGTCGCACTACATCTCGCTTGTTTCCCCCAACTCACGAGGGAGTGGAACAACTTCGCACCGGTCGGACTGGGCTACCTGATCAGCTATGCTCAGACGAAAGTTTCGGGAAAGATGGACTTTATCGTCGAACGCAAGTTCGAGGACGTGCTGGCCGCCAATCCGGACATCGTCGGCATCACCTACGTGACGAACAACGTGAACCCGGCCGCCGATTGCGCCCGGCGAGTCAAAGAAGAGTTGGGATCCCACGTCCCGGTAATCGTCGGCGGCCCGCATATCTCCACGCTGCCATCGCACATGATTCCGAACGTCGACATCGCTGTCCTCGGCGAGGGGGAAGAGACATTCGCCGAACTGATGCAGTTGTGGGACCGCGCTGGGAAATTCGATCCGTCGGATCTCGCAAAGGTGAATGGAATCATCTATCGTGACGAAGATGGTAAGTACCAGCGGACGCCGCCGCGTGGCAGTATCCTGGAACTGGACGTCATTCCTCCCCCGGCGCGGGATCTGTACTTCGACCAATGGATCGACGACAAGAGCGAGGCGGTCCTGATCACCAGCCGAGGATGCCCCTACGACTGCGCCTTCTGCTCCACGGTGCAACACTGGGGACAGAACTACCGCTTCCACAGCAACGAGTACGTCATCCGCGAACTGGAGACCGTGATCGCCCGGTGGAATCCGGAAATGGTCCATTTCTATGATGACCTCTTCATCGTACGCCGCGAGCGCATTATCGAACTCTGCCGCATGATCCGCGAGCGAGGCCTGCACAAAGGGCGCATGTTCACGTGCTTCGTTCGCTCCAACCTGTTGCGTGACGATGTTATGGAGGCCTTCGCAAAGACCAACTTCAAGATCATTCACATCGGCTTCGAATCGGGGTCCGACAACGTCCTGGCAACATTCAACAAGCAGGCCGCGGACATGAAGAAGAACCGCCAGGCCGTGGAATTCGGCCGCAAGTACGGGCTGCGCTTCACGTCGTGCTTCATTCTCGCCGCGCCGGGTGAAACGCGAAGGGACATCCTCGACACGTACCAGTTTGTCGCCGATAGCACGGACGTCTTCTGGACGACCTTCTTCTCTCCGCTGGTCGTCCTGCCCGGCACGGCCGTTTGGCAGTGGGCGAAGGCGCAGGGCGTCTCCGACGAGCATCTCGAGCGGATCATCCTGACAAATGAAGATCTCGCCGACATGGAGGAGTACTACGCCACGAAGTGGGTCTACCTGAACGAGAAGACGATGCCGCGCGAAGAATTCCTCGACCTCTGGAAGATGGGCCGCTGCCTCGAAAATGTCGTCTCGAAGTACTCGGACATGCGTCGGCAACTGGATCGCCTCAATGAGGACAGCCGCAAGGCCACGTTCGCCGCTGAGAACACCCCGATCGTCGATATCGTCGTGGAGAAGACCAAGCGCCGGCTTCACAAGATCATGCCCAGCGGACGAGGCGTTCCGAATCTCGTGACGGGTGATGAACCCACAACACATACGCGCCAATAG